A genomic window from Rhea pennata isolate bPtePen1 chromosome 12, bPtePen1.pri, whole genome shotgun sequence includes:
- the FAM107A gene encoding actin-associated protein FAM107A codes for MYTEVQREQPDSGNILTHPDYIDGNPDLIKPKKLLNPVKASKSHQELHRELLMNHKRGLGVESKPELQRVLEHQRRNQLIRQKKEEEEAKKLQSPFEKELLKRHQRLDQLEKEQEKQDDHAPEFIKVKENLRRTSTVSGEEKAV; via the exons ATGTACACCGAAGTACAGAGGGAACAACCAGACAGTGGGAATATCCTGACTCATCCAGACTACATAGATGGGAACCCGGATCTTATCAAACCTAAAAAGCTCCTAAATCCTGTAAAAGCCTCAAAGAGTCACcaagagctgcacagagagctGCTGATGAACCACAAAAG AGGCTTAGGAGTGGAGAGCAAGCCAGAGCTGCAGCGGGTGCTTGAGCACCAACGGCGAAACCAGCTCAtcagacagaagaaggaagaggaagaggcaaagaAGTTGCAGTCGCCTTTTGAAAAAGAGCTCTTAAAGAGGCACCAGAGGCTGGATCAG ctggagaaagagcaagagaagcAAGACGACCATGCACCAGAATTCATTAAAGTCAAAGAAAACCTGAGAAGAACGTCGACAGTGAGCggggaagagaaagcagtgtAG
- the ACOX2 gene encoding peroxisomal acyl-coenzyme A oxidase 2, whose product MALLDSSRHSRDSVLSGVNPDLASERLTASFSVEKLTAVLDGGAEHTRMRRAIAEAIESDPVFSRENQYFQSQNERYEAAVRKAVHLQKKMREMGWTENGPEVKYIHRCLAGDIAFHLHRVFMRSISVLGSDKQVAKWIPLASEHRIIGSYAQTELGHGTYLQGLETTAIFDIATQEFILNTPKISAMKWWPGDMGRSATHTIAFAQLYVRGKCYGVHPFIVQIRSLQDHSPCPGVTAGDIGPKMNFEHIDNGYLMLQNVRVPRENMLSKFCEVQPDGTYVRWGSQKINYFTMTTVRISVLTDEVILPLMKACTIAIRYSAVRRQSKLKPGEQEAKILDYQTQQQKLLPQLAAAYAFHFINTYLHELFNTGYQEIQGRNFDLLPELHALSSGFKAMVTQYCTSGVEICLRACGGHGYSLLSGLPSLYTNILASCIYEGENTVLFLQTARFLIKCFMAASAGQPVPPSVTYLSSANPRKCPAKDKLDFLSADIYVKAYEQTAIRLLSSNAAKLQRLTQSGVDEHEAWNQCTVELAKAAKAHCHYITVKNFVETVEKLDHKAGIQKIMKNLCDLFALHGIFSNAGDFLYDGYLSEAQMDLVTASYLDLLAVIRKDAVPLVDAFDFTDKSLNSALGSYDGQVYQRLYEWAQKSPTNQQENPAYRKYLKPLLQNTLSKL is encoded by the exons ATGGCTCTGCTGGATTCCAGCAGACACTCACGGGACTCCGTCCTCAGCGGGGTAAACCCCGACCTTGCCAGCGAGAGACTGACGGCctccttcagcgtggagaagCTCACCGCCGTGCTGGACGGCGGTGCCGAGCACACTCGGATGCGGAGGGCCATTG CTGAAGCTATTGAAAGCGACCCTGTATTTAGCCgagaaaatcagtatttccagagCCAGAATGAGAGGTATGAAGCCGCGGTCAGAAAAGCTGTTCATCTCCAGAAAAAGATGCGTGAGATGGGATGGACTGAGAACGGGCCTGAAGTCAAGTACATTCACCg GTGTCTTGCAGGAGACATAGCATTTCACCTTCACCGTGTCTTCATGAGAAGTATTTCAGTACTGGGCTCTGATAAACAGGTTGCCAAGTGGATTCCTCTCGCCAGTGAACATCGAATTATAGGAAGCTATGCCCAGACTGAACTTGGACACG gAACTTATCTTCAGGGTCTGGAAACAACAGCAATCTTTGATATCGCTACTCAGGAGTTTATTCTGAACACACCAAAGATTTCTGCAATGAAGTGGTGGCCTGGGGACA TGGGAAGGTCAGCAACCCACACCATTGCCTTTGCTCAGCTGTATGTCCGCGGAAAGTGCTACGGAGTGCATCCCTTCATCGTGCAGATACGCAGCCTTCAGGACCATTCGCCATGCCCAG GAGTGACTGCAGGAGACATTGGTCCCAAAATGAATTTTGAGCACATTGACAATGGCTACCTCATGCTGCAGAACGTACGCGTCCCCAGGGAGAACATGCTGAGCAAGTTTTGCGAG GTTCAGCCAGATGGCACCTACGTAAGATGGGGGTCGCAGAAGATTAATTATTTCACAATGACTACAGTACGCATTTCCGTCCTTACAGATGAAGTTATACTGCCTCTAATGAAAGCTTGCACCATCGCCATCAGATACTCTGCAGTTCGCCGGCAGTCCAAGTTAAAGCCTGG GGAACAAGAAGCAAAAATCCTTGACTACCAAACTCAGCAACAGAAACTGCTGCcgcagctggcagcagcctaCGCCTTTCATTTCATCAACACCTACCTGCACGAGCTGTTCAACACGGGGTACCAAGAGATCCAGGGCAGGAACTTTGACTTGCTGCCAGAG cTTCATGCACTTTCTTCCGGGTTTAAAGCCATGGTCACTCAATACTGCACTTCAGGAGTGGAGATTTGCCTCAGGGCTTGCGGAGGACACGGGTACTCTCTGCTGAGTGGACTCCCTTCCTTGTACACTAATATACTTGCTTCTTGCatttatgaaggggaaaacACAGTTTTGTTCCTGCAAACTGCCAG GTTCCTGATTAAGTGCTTCATGGCAGCTAGTGCTGGCCAGCCCGTTCCACCATCTGTCACATACTTGTCTTCAGCGAATCCCAGGAAGTGTCCAGCCAAGGACAAGTTGGATTTTCTCAGTGCAGACATTTATGTGAAGGCCTACGAACAGACGGCAATCAG ACTCTTAAGCAGCAACGCAGCTAAACTACAGCGCTTGACCCAGTCAGGAGTCGACGAGCACGAAGCCTGGAACCAGTGCACGGTAGAGCTGGCAAAGGCTGCGAAG gCTCATTGCCACTACATCACTGTGAAAAACTTTGTGGAAACTGTGGAAAAACTTGACCACAAGGCTGGTATCCAGAAGATTATGAAAAATCTTTGTGACCTCTTTGCATTACATGGTATCTTCTCAAACGCAGGAGACTTCTTGTATGATGGATACTTATCTGAAGCTCAAATGGACCTGGTCACAGCATCATACCTGGACCTCCTGGCTGTCATTCG